Proteins from a genomic interval of Phalacrocorax aristotelis chromosome 3, bGulAri2.1, whole genome shotgun sequence:
- the EMILIN1 gene encoding EMILIN-1 isoform X2, with product MAPWLWPCLLAAQALAANFPPRYSLYTRGAAPLSPVQAAAMQGPATAHGGARATSRHRNWCAYVVTRTVSCVVEDGVESFVKPDYQPCGWGQLQCPRVLAYRSFLRPRYKLSQRTVSELAWRCCQGYSGEDCTEGPAPASPLPTGHPRPRPGRPTLSGFGNPLSGLGGEGGGDAAKVRQLEEQVRRLSEQVEELRAGQEPLPEHPRRTTDGGPEGEQPADAAAPAEVREVLSHVQRRLEELENRLQRQESGRDSSAVPAGGPGAATALHDLEQRLQETCAACAAGTEGLRRQAAEDRERMRALEKLVGSVDQRNREAVESVQRHISSLSSRLAPAAAPPDELHRRLAELERRLEGLPAAAAGPGGQGPVLARRLAELEGRLNASRAGPWPPEPEGWQRGLPGRLANLSRVVEGLAASGAQRGARLAELEGLLARCGQPCPAPPEPTAGGQDGPDGQLSLLFLRQLEQRLQDTEGQLQALGAGGDGLAGTLRGLQAEAGELRELLGEQGEALGWLAGRLEPGGALAEELEQLRNRTGRLEAELGGLSGGPCSGPCAPLPSRELEQLRAEVDACTAACRLPQPGPSVPEPELEPEPPLEGFSIFDGTSPSELRALRGELGSALLAFGGLNATVQGLQDALDQQDARQRQLDAITDRIVAELDQAAATAAARQAESEERLEGLVRELVRAGGCPAGLEPRVAKLEGICEQLEAVSGGLRGVREGLSRHVAGLWDAVRELNGTAREQAALLDKALQAQLPRRLGALNASLQHLRGELLRLTRGDLTGPPGPPGPAGPMGEMGPPGPAGPPGKDGEQGPVGPPGLPGERGEVGKPGSVPRIAFSAALSTQRTEPGTVPFDQVLLNDGGAYDPKTGTFTAPVSGRYLVSAVLTGHKGEKVEAVLSRSNRGIARLDSAGFQPEGLEKEPVVALQPSPGALGVFSLLLQLDAGQTLCVDLVSGRLAHAPDEPLTVFSGALLYDANKP from the exons ATGGCCCCCTGGCTCTGGCCGTGCCTCCTGGCCGCCCAGGCCCTGGCCGCCAACTTCCCCCCCAGGTACAGCCTCTACACCAGGGGGGCCGCCCCGCTCAGCCCCGTCCAGGCCGCGGCCATGCAGGGCCCCGCCACGGCCCACGGCGGTGCCCGGGCCACCAGCCGGCACAG GAACTGGTGTGCCTACGTGGTGACGCGCACCGTGAGCTGCGTGGTGGAGGACGGCGTCGAGAGCTTCGTGAAGCCGGATTACCAGCCGTGCGGCTGGGGGCAGCTCCAGTGCCCCCGTGTCCTGGC GTACCGCAGCTTCCTGCGGCCCCGCTACAAGCTGTCCCAGAGGACGGTGTCAGAGCTGGCCTGGCGCTGCTGCCAGGGCTACTCAGGCGAGGACTGCACCGAGGGGCCAGCACCGGCGTCCCCACTGCCCACCGGccacccccggccccggcccggccgccccacGCTCTCCGGCTTCGGCAACCCCCTCAGCGGCCTGGGGGGCGAAG GCGGCGGGGATGCCGCGAAGGTGcggcagctggaggagcaggtGCGGCGGCTGAGCGAGCAGGTGGAGGAGCTGCGGGCCGGGCAGGAGCCGCTGCCGGAGCACCCACGCCGCACGACGGACGGCGGCCCCGAGGGCGAGCAGCCGGCCGacgcggccgcccccgccgagGTGCGGGAGGTGCTGAGCCACGTCCAGCGgcggctggaggagctggagaaccGGCTGCAGCGCCAGGAGAGCGGCCGGGACAGCTCGGCGGTGCCGGCGGGAGGCCCGGGAGCGGCCACGGCGCTGCATGACCTGGAGCAGCGGCTGCAGGAGACCTGCGCCGCCTGCGCGGCCGGCACCGAGGGGCTGCGGCGGCAGGCGGCGGAGGACCGGGAGCGCATGCGGGcgctggagaagctggtgggCTCGGTGGACCAGCGCAACCGGGAGGCGGTGGAGTCAGTGCAGCGGCACATCAGCAGCCTGAGCAGCCGCctggcccccgccgccgcgccacCGGACGAGCTGCACCGGCGCCTGGCTGAGCTCGAGCGGCGCCTGGAGGGGctgcccgcggcggcggcggggccagGAGGGCAGGGGCCGGTGCTGGCCCGGCGCCTAGCGGAGCTGGAGGGGCGACTGAACGCCTCACGGGCCGGCCCGTGGCCCCCCGAGCCGGAGGGGTGGCAGAGGGGGCTGCCAGGACGCCTGGCCAACCTGAGCCGGGTGGTGGAGGGGCTGGCGGCGAGTGGGGCACAGCGCGGCGCCCGCCTGGCCGAGCTGGAGGGGCTGCTGGCCCGTTGCGGCCAGCCTTGCCCCGCGCCCCCAGAGCCGACGGCAGGCGGCCAGGATGGGCCGGACGGGcagctcagcctcctcttcctccggCAGCTGGAGCAGCGACTGCAGGACACCGAGGGGCAGCTCCAGGCgctgggggctggtggggatggGCTGGCCGGGACCCTGCGGGGGCTGCAGGCggaggctggggagctgcgggagctgctgggggagcagggggaggcgCTGGGGTGGCTGGCGGGGCGGCTGGAGCCCGGGGGGGccctggcagaggagctggagcagctccGCAACCGGACAGGGCGGCTGGAGGCCGAGCTGGGGGGGCTGAGCGGTGGCCCCTGTTCCGGGCCCTGCGCCCCGCTGCCGTCCcgggagctggagcagctgcgggCCGAGGTGGACGCCTGCACCGCTGCCTGCCGCCTGCCCCAGCCCGGCCCCTCGGTGCCAGAGCCGGAGCTGGAGCCGGAGCCGCCGCTGGAGGGGTTCAGCATCTTTGATGGCACCTCGCCCTCAGAGCTGCGGGCGCTGCGGGGCGAGCTGGGGTCAGCGCTGCTCGCCTTCGGCGGGCTGAACGCCACggtgcaggggctgcaggacGCCCTGGACCAGCAAGACGCCCGGCAGCGCCAGCTGGACGCCATCACCGACCGCATCGTGGCCGAGCTGGACCAGGCAGCGGCGACGGCAGCGGCGCGGCAGGCCGAGAGcgaggagcggctggagggGCTGGTGCGGGAGCTGGtgcgggcagggggctgcccGGCCGGCCTGGAGCCACGGGTGGCCAAGCTGGAGGGCATCTGCGAGCAGCTGGAGGCCGTGTCGGGCGGGCTGCGGGGCGTCCGCGAGGGGCTGAGCCGGCACGTGGCGGGGCTGTGGGACGCGGTGCGGGAGCTGAACGGCACGGCCCGCGAGCAGGCAGCGCTGCTGGACAAGGCGCTGCAGGCCCAGCTCCCGCGCCGGCTCGGAGCCCTCAACGCCAGCCTGCAGCACCTGCGCGGCGAGCTGCTCCGCCTGACCCGGGGGGACCTCACCG ggccccccggcccccccggaCCTGCTGGCCCCATGGGTGAGAtgggcccccccggccccgccgggccccccGGCAAGGATGGAGAACAAGGCCCCGTGGGCCCCCCCG GGCTGCCAGGAGAGAGAG GCGAGGTGGGGAAGCcgggctccgtgccccgcatCGCCTTCTCGGCCGCCCTGAGCACCCAGCGCACGGAGCCGGGCACCGTCCCCTTCGACCAGGTCCTGCTCAACGACGGCGGCGCCTACGACCCCAAGACGG gcACCTTCACAGCGCCGGTGAGCGGGCGGTACCTGGTGAGCGCGGTGCTGACGGGGCACAAGGGCGAGAAGGTGGAGGCCGTGCTGTCACGCTCCAACCGGGGCATCGCCCGCCTGGACTCGGCCGGTTTCCAGCCCGAGGGGCTGGAGAAGGAGCCGGTGGtggccctgcagcccagccccggCGCGCTCGGCGTCttcagcctcctgctgcagctggatgcGGGCCAGACGCTCTGCGTGGACCTGGTCTCGGGGCGCCTGGCCCACGCGCCCGATGAGCCCCTCACCGTCTTCAGCGGGGCCCTGCTCTACGACGCCAACAAGCCCTAG
- the EMILIN1 gene encoding EMILIN-1 isoform X1, producing the protein MAPWLWPCLLAAQALAANFPPRYSLYTRGAAPLSPVQAAAMQGPATAHGGARATSRHRNWCAYVVTRTVSCVVEDGVESFVKPDYQPCGWGQLQCPRVLAYRSFLRPRYKLSQRTVSELAWRCCQGYSGEDCTEGPAPASPLPTGHPRPRPGRPTLSGFGNPLSGLGGEGSGGDAAKVRQLEEQVRRLSEQVEELRAGQEPLPEHPRRTTDGGPEGEQPADAAAPAEVREVLSHVQRRLEELENRLQRQESGRDSSAVPAGGPGAATALHDLEQRLQETCAACAAGTEGLRRQAAEDRERMRALEKLVGSVDQRNREAVESVQRHISSLSSRLAPAAAPPDELHRRLAELERRLEGLPAAAAGPGGQGPVLARRLAELEGRLNASRAGPWPPEPEGWQRGLPGRLANLSRVVEGLAASGAQRGARLAELEGLLARCGQPCPAPPEPTAGGQDGPDGQLSLLFLRQLEQRLQDTEGQLQALGAGGDGLAGTLRGLQAEAGELRELLGEQGEALGWLAGRLEPGGALAEELEQLRNRTGRLEAELGGLSGGPCSGPCAPLPSRELEQLRAEVDACTAACRLPQPGPSVPEPELEPEPPLEGFSIFDGTSPSELRALRGELGSALLAFGGLNATVQGLQDALDQQDARQRQLDAITDRIVAELDQAAATAAARQAESEERLEGLVRELVRAGGCPAGLEPRVAKLEGICEQLEAVSGGLRGVREGLSRHVAGLWDAVRELNGTAREQAALLDKALQAQLPRRLGALNASLQHLRGELLRLTRGDLTGPPGPPGPAGPMGEMGPPGPAGPPGKDGEQGPVGPPGLPGERGEVGKPGSVPRIAFSAALSTQRTEPGTVPFDQVLLNDGGAYDPKTGTFTAPVSGRYLVSAVLTGHKGEKVEAVLSRSNRGIARLDSAGFQPEGLEKEPVVALQPSPGALGVFSLLLQLDAGQTLCVDLVSGRLAHAPDEPLTVFSGALLYDANKP; encoded by the exons ATGGCCCCCTGGCTCTGGCCGTGCCTCCTGGCCGCCCAGGCCCTGGCCGCCAACTTCCCCCCCAGGTACAGCCTCTACACCAGGGGGGCCGCCCCGCTCAGCCCCGTCCAGGCCGCGGCCATGCAGGGCCCCGCCACGGCCCACGGCGGTGCCCGGGCCACCAGCCGGCACAG GAACTGGTGTGCCTACGTGGTGACGCGCACCGTGAGCTGCGTGGTGGAGGACGGCGTCGAGAGCTTCGTGAAGCCGGATTACCAGCCGTGCGGCTGGGGGCAGCTCCAGTGCCCCCGTGTCCTGGC GTACCGCAGCTTCCTGCGGCCCCGCTACAAGCTGTCCCAGAGGACGGTGTCAGAGCTGGCCTGGCGCTGCTGCCAGGGCTACTCAGGCGAGGACTGCACCGAGGGGCCAGCACCGGCGTCCCCACTGCCCACCGGccacccccggccccggcccggccgccccacGCTCTCCGGCTTCGGCAACCCCCTCAGCGGCCTGGGGGGCGAAGGTA GCGGCGGGGATGCCGCGAAGGTGcggcagctggaggagcaggtGCGGCGGCTGAGCGAGCAGGTGGAGGAGCTGCGGGCCGGGCAGGAGCCGCTGCCGGAGCACCCACGCCGCACGACGGACGGCGGCCCCGAGGGCGAGCAGCCGGCCGacgcggccgcccccgccgagGTGCGGGAGGTGCTGAGCCACGTCCAGCGgcggctggaggagctggagaaccGGCTGCAGCGCCAGGAGAGCGGCCGGGACAGCTCGGCGGTGCCGGCGGGAGGCCCGGGAGCGGCCACGGCGCTGCATGACCTGGAGCAGCGGCTGCAGGAGACCTGCGCCGCCTGCGCGGCCGGCACCGAGGGGCTGCGGCGGCAGGCGGCGGAGGACCGGGAGCGCATGCGGGcgctggagaagctggtgggCTCGGTGGACCAGCGCAACCGGGAGGCGGTGGAGTCAGTGCAGCGGCACATCAGCAGCCTGAGCAGCCGCctggcccccgccgccgcgccacCGGACGAGCTGCACCGGCGCCTGGCTGAGCTCGAGCGGCGCCTGGAGGGGctgcccgcggcggcggcggggccagGAGGGCAGGGGCCGGTGCTGGCCCGGCGCCTAGCGGAGCTGGAGGGGCGACTGAACGCCTCACGGGCCGGCCCGTGGCCCCCCGAGCCGGAGGGGTGGCAGAGGGGGCTGCCAGGACGCCTGGCCAACCTGAGCCGGGTGGTGGAGGGGCTGGCGGCGAGTGGGGCACAGCGCGGCGCCCGCCTGGCCGAGCTGGAGGGGCTGCTGGCCCGTTGCGGCCAGCCTTGCCCCGCGCCCCCAGAGCCGACGGCAGGCGGCCAGGATGGGCCGGACGGGcagctcagcctcctcttcctccggCAGCTGGAGCAGCGACTGCAGGACACCGAGGGGCAGCTCCAGGCgctgggggctggtggggatggGCTGGCCGGGACCCTGCGGGGGCTGCAGGCggaggctggggagctgcgggagctgctgggggagcagggggaggcgCTGGGGTGGCTGGCGGGGCGGCTGGAGCCCGGGGGGGccctggcagaggagctggagcagctccGCAACCGGACAGGGCGGCTGGAGGCCGAGCTGGGGGGGCTGAGCGGTGGCCCCTGTTCCGGGCCCTGCGCCCCGCTGCCGTCCcgggagctggagcagctgcgggCCGAGGTGGACGCCTGCACCGCTGCCTGCCGCCTGCCCCAGCCCGGCCCCTCGGTGCCAGAGCCGGAGCTGGAGCCGGAGCCGCCGCTGGAGGGGTTCAGCATCTTTGATGGCACCTCGCCCTCAGAGCTGCGGGCGCTGCGGGGCGAGCTGGGGTCAGCGCTGCTCGCCTTCGGCGGGCTGAACGCCACggtgcaggggctgcaggacGCCCTGGACCAGCAAGACGCCCGGCAGCGCCAGCTGGACGCCATCACCGACCGCATCGTGGCCGAGCTGGACCAGGCAGCGGCGACGGCAGCGGCGCGGCAGGCCGAGAGcgaggagcggctggagggGCTGGTGCGGGAGCTGGtgcgggcagggggctgcccGGCCGGCCTGGAGCCACGGGTGGCCAAGCTGGAGGGCATCTGCGAGCAGCTGGAGGCCGTGTCGGGCGGGCTGCGGGGCGTCCGCGAGGGGCTGAGCCGGCACGTGGCGGGGCTGTGGGACGCGGTGCGGGAGCTGAACGGCACGGCCCGCGAGCAGGCAGCGCTGCTGGACAAGGCGCTGCAGGCCCAGCTCCCGCGCCGGCTCGGAGCCCTCAACGCCAGCCTGCAGCACCTGCGCGGCGAGCTGCTCCGCCTGACCCGGGGGGACCTCACCG ggccccccggcccccccggaCCTGCTGGCCCCATGGGTGAGAtgggcccccccggccccgccgggccccccGGCAAGGATGGAGAACAAGGCCCCGTGGGCCCCCCCG GGCTGCCAGGAGAGAGAG GCGAGGTGGGGAAGCcgggctccgtgccccgcatCGCCTTCTCGGCCGCCCTGAGCACCCAGCGCACGGAGCCGGGCACCGTCCCCTTCGACCAGGTCCTGCTCAACGACGGCGGCGCCTACGACCCCAAGACGG gcACCTTCACAGCGCCGGTGAGCGGGCGGTACCTGGTGAGCGCGGTGCTGACGGGGCACAAGGGCGAGAAGGTGGAGGCCGTGCTGTCACGCTCCAACCGGGGCATCGCCCGCCTGGACTCGGCCGGTTTCCAGCCCGAGGGGCTGGAGAAGGAGCCGGTGGtggccctgcagcccagccccggCGCGCTCGGCGTCttcagcctcctgctgcagctggatgcGGGCCAGACGCTCTGCGTGGACCTGGTCTCGGGGCGCCTGGCCCACGCGCCCGATGAGCCCCTCACCGTCTTCAGCGGGGCCCTGCTCTACGACGCCAACAAGCCCTAG
- the OST4 gene encoding dolichyl-diphosphooligosaccharide--protein glycosyltransferase subunit 4 — translation MITDVQLAIFANMLGVSLFLLVVLYHYVAVNNPKKQE, via the coding sequence ATGATCACGGACGTGCAGCTGGCCATCTTCGCCAACATGCTGGGCGTGTCCCTCTTCCTCCTCGTCGTCCTCTACCACTACGTGGCTGTCAACAACCCCAAAAAGCAGGAGTGA